Proteins encoded by one window of Haliaeetus albicilla chromosome 21, bHalAlb1.1, whole genome shotgun sequence:
- the LRRC14B gene encoding leucine-rich repeat-containing protein 14B yields the protein MKSLRFISAEAFVSNAEFARKSLRGVAHNLFPLLFKASYLLEQGEVIHDLVENWPLVDFNMGKLLGTTVDCQEDLSHRTCSVCLESCLTGLRDYVLNHPSPYVKRLKVVDLTGIKDVEVQFCECKKTMGRWARTQLLSKLCLELLVYLQQTQCNPGTFEISIDVLIDLFVTERNYELVAQALLKKCYCPLKICCVAFRSDNLALQKFFYIIKLTDPSLLRKLEIVHNVRLEMEHLEILFNSMHFPLLMSLTLPARTFNVRRFTATDERMLTNIGEKMGEMTQLTELSISFSILTGRIQKLLSPLKTPLKMLDVSNCSLNHADMAYLANSFHANHLEALDLSGHNIPDLYPSIFFKLLSHSSSVLRSLTLEDCNIQDTHVNMLILALSRCQKLQEFKFLGNPLSSQALKHLFTFLCELPMLKNVEFPVPRDCYPIGITYPIDDASLCRFDHQKYESVAEELNLILLQANREDVKASTPLFGSYDAAVQETNNELGAYLIKSFKETLEKFTTSLNKMS from the exons ATGAAGTCTCTCCGATTCATTAGTGCCGAAGCATTCGTGTCAAATGCAGAATTTGCCAGGAAGAGTCTCCGTGGTGTTGCACAtaatctttttcctcttctttttaaagccaGCTATTTACTGGAGCAAGGGGAAGTGATTCATGACTTGGTAGAGAACTGGCCACTTGTTGACTTTAACATGGGAAAACTCTTGGGAACTACTGTGGACTGCCAGGAAGACCTGAGCCATAGAACATGCTCAGTGTGCTTGGAAAGCTGTTTGACAGGGCTGAGAGACTATGTGCTGAATCATCCTTCTCCCTATGTGAAAAGATTGAAAGTGGTCGACCTGACCGGTATAAAAGATGTTGAAGTTCAGTTTTGTGAGTGTAAGAAGACAATGGGCAGGTGGGCCAGGACCCAGCTGCTCTCTAAGCTTTGTTTAGAACTGCTGGTTTACCTGCAACAAACACAGTGCAATCCAGGTACCTTTGAAATCAGTATTGATGTGCTAATTGACTTGTTTGTTACAGAGCGGAACTATGAGCTGGTAGCGCAGGCCCTCTTGAAGAAATGCTATTGTCCACTGAAGATCTGCTGCGTGGCATTCAGATCTGACAATCTGGCTTTGCAGAAATTCTTCTATATCATAAAGCTCACTGATCCCTCGCTGCTGCGCAAACTGGAAATAGTTCACAATGTTCGCTTGGAAATGGAGCACTTGGAAATACTCTTCAACAGTATGCACTTCCCTCTACTGATGTCCTTGACCTTGCCAGCACGAACATTTAATGTGCGGAGGTTCACAGCCACAGATGAACGGATGCTTACTAACATTGGAGAAAAGATGGGTGAAATGACGCAGCTCACTGAGCTgagtatttcattttctataCTCACAGGAAGAATACAGAAACTGCTCAG CCCACTAAAAACTCCACTGAAGATGCTGGATGTTTCTAACTGCTCACTGAACCATGCTGATATGGCCTATTTAGCCAATAGCTTCCATGCTAATCACTTAGAAGCCCTGGACCTGAGTGGTCACAATATACCTGACCTTTACCCATCAATATTCTTTAAGCTTCTCAGCCATTCCTCTTCAGTGCTCAGGAGTCTTACCCTGGAGGACTGTAACATCCAAGACACTCATGTCAACATGTTGATTTTAGCCTTAAGCCGTTGTCAGAAACTACAGGAGTTTAAGTTTCTTGGAAACCCACTGTCATCCCAGGCACTTAAACACCTTTTCACATTTCTCTGTGAGTTGCCAATGCTGAAAAATGTGGAGTTCCCAGTTCCAAGGGACTGCTACCCTATTGGCATCACCTACCCAATTGATGATGCCAGTCTTTGCAGGTTTGATCACCAAAAATATGAAAGTGTAGCAGAGGAGCTTAACCTCATTTTACTCCAAGCAAATAGGGAGGATGTGAAGGCTTCAACTCCACTCTTTGGCAGTTACGACGCAGCTGTTCAGGAGACAAACAATGAACTGGGAGCTTACTTGATCAAGTCCTTCAAAGAGACTTTAGAAAAGTTCACTACTTCTCTTAACAAAATGAGTTAA